A window of the Arachis duranensis cultivar V14167 chromosome 5, aradu.V14167.gnm2.J7QH, whole genome shotgun sequence genome harbors these coding sequences:
- the LOC107488310 gene encoding probable GABA transporter 2 isoform X2, whose protein sequence is MADPTVGEERRDHKDVDAGAAFVLQSKGEWWHAGFHLTTAIVGPTILTLPYAFRGLGWELGIFCLTTMGIVTFYSYLLMSKVLAQCENAGRRHIRFRELAADVLGSGWMFYFVVFIQTGINCGIGIGAILLAGQCLEILYSSISPHGSLKLHDFIAMVTVVMIVLSQLPTFHSLRYINLCSLFLSLGYTALMVGACIHAGMSANAPAKDYSLEPKKSSRAFSAFTSISIIASIFGNGILPEIQATLAPPASGKMLKGLCMCYGVIGLTFYSAAVSGYWAFGNKSSSNIFNSLLPDNGTSLAPTWVLAIAVIFVLLQLFAIGLVYSQVAYEIMEKKSAMLPFFGDINGVVGAIGFIPLDFVLPMLLYNMTYKPPKSSFTYLVNTTIMVVFTGAGIMGAFSSIRKLVLDARQFKLFGNEVVD, encoded by the exons ATGGCAGACCCTACTGTAGGTGAGGAACGCCGTGACCACAAGGACGTGGACGCCGGAGCCGCTTTCGTCCTCCAATCAAAAG GGGAATGGTGGCACGCGGGTTTTCATTTAACGACGGCGATCGTTGGACCCACGATACTGACGCTGCCGTACGCGTTCAGAGGGTTGGGATGGGAGCTTGGTATCTTTTGCTTAACCACCATGGGAATCGTTACCTTCTACTCATACTTGCTCATGTCTAAAGTGCTTGCTCAATGCGAGAACGCTGGTCGCCGCCATATCCGCTTCCGAGAACTTGCCGCCGATGTTTTAG GATCGGGATGGATGTTCTATTTTGTGGTCTTTATACAAACAGGAATCAACTGTGGGATTGGCATAGGGGCAATCTTGCTTGCGGGCCAATGCCTTGAG ATCCTGTACTCAAGTATCTCACCGCATGGATCCCTGAAACTCCACGACTTTATAGCAATGGTGACAGTGGTTATGATAGTTCTATCTCAGCTTCCCACTTTCCACTCCCTCAGATACATCAACTTGTGTTCGCTCTTTCTCAGCCTCGGTTACACCGCTCTTATGGTGGGTGCCTGCATTCATGCAG GTATGTCAGCAAACGCCCCTGCAAAGGATTATTCCTTAGAACCTAAGAAATCTTCAAGAGCCTTTAGTGCCTTCACTTCCATCTCCATAATTGCATCAATATTTGGGAATGGCATATTACCCGAGATACAA GCAACACTAGCGCCTCCTGCTTCTGGAAAGATGTTGAAGGGTCTTTGCATGTGCTATGGTGTCATAGGGTTGACTTTCTACTCTGCTGCAGTTTCTGGATATTGGGCTTTCGGAAACAAGTCAAGTTCAAACATCTTTAACAGTCTGTTACCAGATAATGGAACTTCTTTGGCTCCAACTTGGGTCCTTGCCATTGCAGTCATCTTTGTGCTCCTTCAACTCTTTGCCATTGGCCTG GTTTACTCTCAAGTGGCTTATGAGATAATGGAGAAGAAATCAG CCATGCTTCCATTTTTTGGGGACATAAACGGTGTGGTGGGTGCTATTGGATTTATCCCTCTGGATTTCGTGCTGCCTATGCTTCTGTACAACATGACATACAAGCCTCCAAAGTCATCATTTACTTACTTAGTTAACACAACAATTATGGTGGTCTTCACTGGTGCTGGAATAATGGGTGCATTCTCTTCTATAAGGAAATTGGTTCTTGATGCCAGGCAATTTAAGCTTTTTGGCAATGAAGTTGTTGATTAG
- the LOC107488310 gene encoding probable GABA transporter 2 isoform X1 → MADPTVGEERRDHKDVDAGAAFVLQSKGEWWHAGFHLTTAIVGPTILTLPYAFRGLGWELGIFCLTTMGIVTFYSYLLMSKVLAQCENAGRRHIRFRELAADVLGSGWMFYFVVFIQTGINCGIGIGAILLAGQCLEILYSSISPHGSLKLHDFIAMVTVVMIVLSQLPTFHSLRYINLCSLFLSLGYTALMVGACIHAGMSANAPAKDYSLEPKKSSRAFSAFTSISIIASIFGNGILPEIQATLAPPASGKMLKGLCMCYGVIGLTFYSAAVSGYWAFGNKSSSNIFNSLLPDNGTSLAPTWVLAIAVIFVLLQLFAIGLVYSQVAYEIMEKKSGDVNQGMFSKRNLVPRIILRSIYTILCGFVAAMLPFFGDINGVVGAIGFIPLDFVLPMLLYNMTYKPPKSSFTYLVNTTIMVVFTGAGIMGAFSSIRKLVLDARQFKLFGNEVVD, encoded by the exons ATGGCAGACCCTACTGTAGGTGAGGAACGCCGTGACCACAAGGACGTGGACGCCGGAGCCGCTTTCGTCCTCCAATCAAAAG GGGAATGGTGGCACGCGGGTTTTCATTTAACGACGGCGATCGTTGGACCCACGATACTGACGCTGCCGTACGCGTTCAGAGGGTTGGGATGGGAGCTTGGTATCTTTTGCTTAACCACCATGGGAATCGTTACCTTCTACTCATACTTGCTCATGTCTAAAGTGCTTGCTCAATGCGAGAACGCTGGTCGCCGCCATATCCGCTTCCGAGAACTTGCCGCCGATGTTTTAG GATCGGGATGGATGTTCTATTTTGTGGTCTTTATACAAACAGGAATCAACTGTGGGATTGGCATAGGGGCAATCTTGCTTGCGGGCCAATGCCTTGAG ATCCTGTACTCAAGTATCTCACCGCATGGATCCCTGAAACTCCACGACTTTATAGCAATGGTGACAGTGGTTATGATAGTTCTATCTCAGCTTCCCACTTTCCACTCCCTCAGATACATCAACTTGTGTTCGCTCTTTCTCAGCCTCGGTTACACCGCTCTTATGGTGGGTGCCTGCATTCATGCAG GTATGTCAGCAAACGCCCCTGCAAAGGATTATTCCTTAGAACCTAAGAAATCTTCAAGAGCCTTTAGTGCCTTCACTTCCATCTCCATAATTGCATCAATATTTGGGAATGGCATATTACCCGAGATACAA GCAACACTAGCGCCTCCTGCTTCTGGAAAGATGTTGAAGGGTCTTTGCATGTGCTATGGTGTCATAGGGTTGACTTTCTACTCTGCTGCAGTTTCTGGATATTGGGCTTTCGGAAACAAGTCAAGTTCAAACATCTTTAACAGTCTGTTACCAGATAATGGAACTTCTTTGGCTCCAACTTGGGTCCTTGCCATTGCAGTCATCTTTGTGCTCCTTCAACTCTTTGCCATTGGCCTG GTTTACTCTCAAGTGGCTTATGAGATAATGGAGAAGAAATCAGGTGATGTGAATCAGGGGATGTTTTCCAAAAGGAATCTTGTTCCTAGGATAATTCTTCGATCAATTTACACAATATTATGTGGTTTTGTGGCAGCCATGCTTCCATTTTTTGGGGACATAAACGGTGTGGTGGGTGCTATTGGATTTATCCCTCTGGATTTCGTGCTGCCTATGCTTCTGTACAACATGACATACAAGCCTCCAAAGTCATCATTTACTTACTTAGTTAACACAACAATTATGGTGGTCTTCACTGGTGCTGGAATAATGGGTGCATTCTCTTCTATAAGGAAATTGGTTCTTGATGCCAGGCAATTTAAGCTTTTTGGCAATGAAGTTGTTGATTAG